ATACCCTTGGAAAGGGAAATTACCATCTTTCTGTTGAGACTCTTACTTTTAGCCCTAGCTGATTGCAAGATATTAGACCTTAAAACTGTCATATTTTCATCTACAGAAAAGCTGTTTTAGACCACATTTAGATTTTTTGGGCTCTCTTTCGCCCTTGTATGTTGAACTCATGGTAACTAAGGCATCTGGATTCACAGGTGGATGAATACCAAAAATATTTCCAgtagcattttaaaaactctccaaagcactttggaaaatacATTTTCTCTGATACATATAGAGGACATGATGATGTGGGCAGAATAATGgttttatcaacattcttctggGATAGCCTGTATAATTCACTCTTAGTTTCATCACTCATCAGTAACACAGCCATTCCTAAAACTTTACGTTATACCACACTCCTTTATATTACATCACCCTGGCCTGCATTTAGATAGTTAGCCAGCTATACCTATAGGACCTGGCCTGATGCCCACTGAAGTTGATCTGATttcttccattgtcttcagtaagGCAACGCCTACACTATAGGCCTGAGCTTTTGGGCACATACATAGGTTTCTGAGGTTATGAGCTGGGGTGCAATTCCCAGTTTGCATACACATTCTCtcactagctctcattgagctaatatgttaaaaatagtagtgtaagcatggtagcatgggcagtggcaagTGTTGGCCTGGGCTAGCCACGCCGAGTGTGTACCCACAAGTTCTGGGTGGATTTGTACTcgaggtggctagcccatgctgctgcttgcCACTGCCCGTCTTACTGcagctacacttctgtttttagcatgctagctcaatgagagctagtgcgAGTATGTGTACACAAGTGGGGGATCACACCCCTAtctccaagtgtagatgtagcctcagtGTTGAATCAGTCATATAGAGAACAATAGAAAATGCACAAAGAAGTTCATAGCTTAAAGGTCACCGTTTCTATGAGGGGAGGGGCATAATGGGTGTGCCACTTTGCAACCTCAGAAACCCAGGGGTTTGCCCAAAATCTCTAATTGCACACACAAGTGCCCATTAATTTGTGGTATTACCTGTTTTGCATGCATAtacatggggttttttttttacattgcaaaaaTGTACAGATTTTTCCCAATACACACACCCTCAATGAAGCAGGCAGAATGTCTACACCTGacacactacagcagcacaactgtgccgttgcagctgcactgctgtagcgcttcactgggtatgtctacacttaagaCACTacagctgtctacactggggattaggtcaccttaactatgtcactcagggacaTATTTTTCACACTCTTGAGTGACGTAGTGAAGCCGACTTAATTTTTTAGAGTAGACAAAGCCTGAGTAGACACTACCTTTGCTGAAGGGAGGGCTTCTCTCATCACTGTACCttatccacctccccgagaaacAGTAGTTagatcgacagaagaattcttccatcaacctggcactgtctacactatgggttaggttggtatagctatgtctctcaggggtctggatttttcacacccttgagggATGTACCTATACACAtgtaagtttctagtgtagaccagccctaaatgTTTGGTTCTTAAGAGCAGTTGTGTAcaataatttaaatgttttagtTTCTCTGTGTTGTAGTTTTGAGGAGGACTAGTGTCAGCCACCTTTCTCAAAACTGATTTCTAGTggccagaaaaaaacaaaacaaaacatgaaattgAATTAATGGTTTGGAATAACACTATACTTTTCAGTTTGGAATTATAACTAACTACTAATTAGTACAGTGAATGTAAATTATACATGATGCAAAACAATAGTGTGTGAATTAGATCAGTGTGAACTTTCCTTTTTCAGGATTAATTATGTTGGTGTCAAGTATTTAGCAAAAAAGAATTAAAGCGTCTATCAAAAATGTTGCAAAACTGGCGAGACATATGTTGAATCAGTCAGACCTAAAAGGGATTTTGTTAATGTTTGATGCCAAGAAGTTTCCTTGAATTTTAGAACAACAATAAATAGACTGGTATATAATTTGTCAACACTAAAATTGAACCTTCTAAACGTGAATaaattttgccttttgaaaaagaCTTTCTAAGGAACATAATGTACTtattagcaaacatttttaaaaacctttgtctaaaGAGCCAAAATCAAATTTGTAAAAGATATGTCCTTTATTGACATGCTTCATAGTTTTGCCAAATATAGTTGCATCATGCATAAATCTGTTCATGAGATATTTGGCAGGTAAATTTGTTAATTAATGGGTTAGGTTAAGTATTGGCCATAAAATGTTAAGGGAAAAACTGTatgtatgaaaataaaaaaaatatttcactttatcAGATTCTTACCAGAACTGAAGGCTAAATTATTACAAGAAGCAAAGTTAAATTCTCTTTCAAAACTCAGAGAGAataataaagagattgaactaatAAAAGATGAAAAGAGAACTATTCATATTATTGCTTCTCagaatggtccagtggttgggAAGGTGAGAATTAATTTccttaaaatatttattgttgCATTAAATTATCATCTTAAACTGTATAACTACAATATagaggtacagtagaacctcagagttacaaacacctcgggaatggaggctgttcgtaactctgaaatgtttgtctgaacaaaatgttacggTTGTTATTTCAACCCCTTAatgttgacttaatacagctttgaaactttactatgtaaaagaaaaatgctgctttccccttttttttttagtagtttacgtttaacacagtacagCACTgtattggctttttttttttttttgtctctgctgctgcctgattgtgtgcTTCTGGttctaaatgaggtgtgtggGTGATTGGTCAGTTTATAACTCTGGTCTTTGTAAATCTAAAGGTTCTACTGTAATGGATTGGACTGTGTTTCTGAAGTCAGTGTAGTTAGAGTAGGAATGAATTTGGTCTGTTACATTCAGAGAGACAAATatcatcaaaatgaaacaaaattgttAATCCATTATCTTATATTTTGATATATTCATTGGGATCCTGATTCAGCAGTCAATCCTGATTcatcaaagtacttaagcacatgcttaactttagggataaacttaagcacatgcttaaatactttgctgaactggagtctAAATGTCTGTAGTTAGAGTAAATCTGATGAAAAGATGATGAAAGAAGCAAGAGTCCTATGTGACTTCATTTAGATACCTTTCTAATCTATCTGCTAGCTACCTGTATATATAAACACTTTCTATTGCCATTTATATCTTACAGATGTTTTGGGACAACAGTACCAAGGATTCTTCCAGTTGTAAAGCGGTCCTCAAACTAGGGAGCAAGGAACATTTCTTGGTGATTTGCAAATTGTTATtcatattgtggtagcaccaaaaatgtgctaggcactttccaaagACAGATGAAAACACATACCCTGCCTTTAAAGGAAAGTTTGAGACCACTTTATTAGTTGAGGAATCCATAATATTAGTGTTGTTCAGAAACACCAATAAGATACAAGTAGCAACACTGGTATTAGAACAATTTGAGAACCAAGCAGTGAGGGGCTGAGAGGAGAGATGATCCATGAGAGGCTATTTTTGTTATGAAGTGGTCCCCATGATGAAAAGGTAGGAGAATCACAGTATTCCAGAAACAAATAATACTATATTAAAGGGACACAATCAGTCTAAAATCCAGTCAATTTTAAAACATGAATTAAAAGTACTTTTAAGTACTAAGTCTAGATCTACTGGCAAATTTTGTGGTTTTGTAATCACACttccctatttgtaaaaatgttttttctattCTCTGTTGCTGTGTGAATGACGACACAAACTAAAAAAGAGATTGACTGGTTATAAAAAGTGGAATTGACTGTTCACTAAGTACtgtcataataaaaataaacaaaaaatagattattattttttctcgAATTGCTTTTAGTTACAGTAAGTAATCTTGGTTGTTACTTGAAGTGTAATTTTTAGGTTAACTGCATGTCCCTTTAAAGCATGGTTATAGCCTTTTATTCCCCTAGCTACACTTTGCAGGTATGCATAGGTCCTTTAATTCTGGACTCCATTTAGAGTGTTAGAAAAATATATTCAAATCAGCAGTCTATAAATTTAAttcacattttgtttttcttagGCCACATCCTATTTCCTTGATGAAGGCATATATTAAGGTTATTCTGCTGATGACATTCTGACCAGAAGCTAGTTGGCTATTATGTTAGGATACTGCAGCAGGTAAGTGatattttcccctctccttcccttctctaGGTCTAGCGAGGGTAGACAGAGAGGAAGACCACAGTGCTAGGGCTCAGTTTGTGGGTGGGAAGCCAAAAATATAAGTGCGTCCTCAGCGGGAAGGAAGCCTCTGACAGGACAGACGGGTGCTTCTGcttacacacatatatacactcacgctctctctttctcctgagTAGCTcctgctctgttctttcctctgttTCCCGCATACTTCCCTCACCAACTGATCTACCACCGGCAAGAGACAAATTTGGGGAACAGGAGATTAGCAGGTGAGTGGAGCAGTCTACTGCTGATCCAGGGAAGGGAGGCCGAGGAAGGAGCTGGCTTCTGGCAGTAGACCCAGAACATTTCAGGGATAAAGGCTCTCTCCCTGCCACTATGTATAGAAGTGGTTGTTTGGCCTGTCAGCAGCTCAGTTTTCTACATATGCTTGGTTCGTTTGTCCCACCACCCTCCAATTAACCCTAGGACTGTAGTCCTCCTATAAGACATACAGCAAGAGTCAAACCAAGGAAAATATGGGGAAAAACAGAGTCCTAGTAGCTTGCTAGACCTTCATTTAAGAGACGGGGGAAATGTCACTTACCTGTTGTTGCAGTGTCCCAGTATAGTTGTTGGTACCCTATCTGCTCTGGCCAGTCACCATCAACAGAGTAACCTCAGCACCTGAGCAGATAGGGctgggaaaaacaaaataaaatcccaCATTAAACTACTGACTTGAAActtctttgttgttgttattaatttTAAGCTGTAGCTAGAGTTTTATTCTGACATGTGGCTGTCAGGTTAAATAGTCCTTTCATTaacacttccatttttaaaagttttcaagtTATTAAATGGCAAAGGAGTCTGCCTGAAACAAACTTTGTGTTAGAAATACAATTTATGTTTCCCTCCACTGGGACAGCAATAtaataatgtattattatttattttaaaatgatcttgcCACCTTGGTACATTTGATGTCATCATTTGATGCTTGAATTTGAACAACTGAATTTACAAGTTCTAAAAACCTTTGATGGTCTGAAAAGAGCATTTGGACTCCCAAAGCATAAACAATGGTAGGGTCCAGTCCTACAGGGCAATAAGCACTCTCCACTCTCAATGAACTCAATGGGAATTGAAAGACACTCAACACCTCGCATGACCAGGACCTAGCAGACTAAATTTAGTGACATATTATGTTTCAGAGTGAATGTATATTTTGATATAGTATCTCTTCCAGGATATTGAAAGGGACAAAAAATCAAAGGACTTAAAAGTAAAAGGTACAAAAGTGAAAGGAGGGAAACCAGAGATTCCAGAAATAAAAAAGATTGAACAAGAAGATGCAGTTAATCAGTGGGCTCCTTCCTCACAGAATCCTCCCAGTTTTCCTCAAGAGAGTAAACCTACAATCACTGAGATAACAACCACTGCAGCAGCTAGCAACGATCCCAGTGGTGTGAAGGAAGATCCTCCACTAATAGCAGTTGGTACAACAATGCCACCCATCAATCCAAATTGTGGGAACCTTACTACTGCAAATTTCAGTTCACCCTTCCCACACTCAAATACAAGGTTAGAGCCTATTGCTTACATAATGAGGTAGTGTTTGAATAGACAGTCACTCTTTAATTAATAGAAATATCTTTTGAAATTAATTCCCTTTTACCCACATTTACGTATCTAGTGATGGTTTGGTTAAATGAACGATTCTTTCATTTGGTTAATATGCTGTATGACTAGGGCTAGCTAAAGGCCAGCTGTGGCTGTGACATTTCACAGTGCAGCCCACATCACTGCTTCATCTTAAGTACACCGATGGAGCCCACAGAGATGACTTGTCCTGTCATGGATTGAGCCAGGTCTGGTCTCTTGGGTCAAAGATAGGACAAACTGAGATCAATCATTTCTACAGGCCACACCACTATTAAAATGAGAGCAACTGTTCTTTCAGAAGAAGAGGGTTCCTgtaatctgcttttttttttccaaataagatGTAGCCTTTCAGCTTTTGACAAGTTGGCAAGTGGTCCTCTGACTGGAGGGTGAGCGCTGTAAAAGTGGCTGCAGCGTGGTGGTGGGCATCTGTGAATATTATGGGAGATGGAGATAGATGCATGGAAAAGTCAGAGGAAAGTCTCAAGGCAGGAACTCCTGCATATAAATCCTTGCCCTGACAGTGACTCCCTCTATGACCTTAGATCAGTAATCTTAGCTTTTCTTTTGTCTGTTTCCCTTCTGTACACTTGGGATAATATTTCCTATCACTATTATAAGAATGTTGTaaaaattaattagttaatgttgttaaaataattaaaacatgaAATGTAGTGTTTAAATACTAAGTATTACTATTAAATGGCAGTCTCCAAAGCTGTGTTGAGATATGTCTGTTCTCAGATGCCAGACACCACCCGCACCAACAAAGCTAGTTTAGAATACATTTGTGAATGTGCATGTTTGTTTACATAACGAGCACATATAGCACTTAACTGATAATCAATGTTGCATATTATAGTTGTATTTCTTTGTCATAGGCTACctgaaaaagcaaagaaaaggagAAGCCCTTGGCAGTCAGTGGGACAAATAGGTCCAAACAACAGACAGGATGATGGGACTCTGGCTCAAGTATGTTTATAAAACTggtcatttaaaattaaaccctttcttctctcttccaCAGTATTCTGTATTTCATGCTACTGTCTTATCTGTTTGTACTTTTCCTGTTGACACATAAGACTTCCATGTTGTGAAACTCTTATTTAAGGACAGGCCTAGTTGTTTCTGGAGACTCCCAGctggtggaaggggagggggtggtggaggggagtGGGAATGGAGGAGCAGCTCCAGAAACTAGAGTAAAAGAAATTCAGACTctggatgaaatcctggacccattaATGGGTGTTTcaccattgatgtcagtggatcCAGGATTTTGCCCTATAGTCTTGAGAGTTTTACACTTTCACGAACATCTCTCGCACTAATGTCACTGTTAGGTTTTCTCCATGATAATCCTTGACCAATTACCAATCATACCTTCATCACGAGAACCCCACTTTTTGGCATTAACAAATATACTCATTTCCCTTCAGAGCTCACTTCCTATCTTTTATTGTGAAAACGCTGGTGGGGCCAAAGAATAACACACGTTTTTATTTTGGTGTGTCTCAGGTCAACTGACCATTCCCACATGCAAGGAGGTATGACAAAGTAATTGTATgcttcttcatttttaaattggTAAGGTGGCAAACAATACACACTGATGTAAGTGCCTATGTCCCTGAATACCACCACCTGCAGGGGACCCAGAGCTACATTATGATAGACCTTTTTTGAAAGATAAAAATTCTAAATGTTCTCCTATCCCATAATGGTGATTCATAACTGGTAGTGATACATAGTTAGCTTCCTCTAGCATATGAAGACCTTGGCTTCTGGAACATTATTGAAGTTTgaacttttaatatattttactttgtttagtTGGTGGCAACCTCTTGAAACATGCCAAGAAAGATATAAGTAACAGCCATACCCATGTCACATacagttttaaatatattgtgATTTTCTGTTTAGACTCAAACAGAAAAAGTCACACTGTATGAACGAGCTGCTCAGATTGATCAAATGGCCAATATGAACCGAAAGAAACGCAGTATTTCAAAATCTGAAAAGAAAGACATCCATTTTCCAGAACTTCCAGTAACAGCACAACAAAAGGAGCTGAAAGGAATGGAAGGTATGACCTTGTAATTGCCTTTTGCTGTTTGCAAATCTGCATCAAGTGCCAATTGAAAAGAAGGGTTAATCTAACCAAGACTTAGATACCAGTATGTGATTTTTGGTGGAAGGTGctgagaaaaaaaatgcatcagATTGGACAAAATCACTGCTGTGCACTCATCTGAGTCTTTGGACTGGACAAGCGtcctcatttgcaaattgaagtTAGCGCCATCTTTTAAAGAGGTcctttatttttaacatattaaACAAATCTTAAAAATAGAGTTTGGAATTTTTTGtcagcttgttttattttatttgtatttccacAAATGTGAACTGCTAGACAACTGAGCTTCAATCAGGATTTCTAGGGAATCAAAGATATCTTCCATTGTTGTGTGCAGTTatgttgtagctgtgctggtcccaggttATTAGCGAGACAAGAtcagtgaggtaatatcttttattagaccagcttctgttggtgacagagacatgctttcgagcttacatagagctcttctttaggacaagagctctgtgtaagctcaaaagcttgtctttctcaccaacagaagctggtccaagaaaagatattacctcacctaccttgtgtcgCTATGGGAAACAATGACATCTAGAGACTAGTTCAAGTAACAGCAGCTGTGTAGCCAAATGGACCCCCTTAGTAGCATATCCGTAATTTGGTTCTTGTAATTAAAATGATCAGAGTCTGAATTTAAATGGGAACTGTATCTCATATTCAGTGCTCCAGCATACAATAACTGGTTGTCTTCTTCTGTAATCTCCATACTCAATTTTCAGTATGACCCTGGTTTTCTTGTTCAACACTATTTCAAAAATAACCATTTAAACATAGAAGATGAAACTGAAGGAGCATGTAGAAAGGAAAAAACTACAATATGCAGAAATAATAAGGTATCTATTTGTAAAAGTTAAACAGGTAAAAGTGCTGAAGAGGGAGTCAAAGAAATCTGAAGTATCTAAAATACCATCTTTACTACACGTGGATCAGAATCAAGAAAAACAAGAGGTAAATTAATATGGTATGTTTGTTTAGTAGAGAAATCATGTGGGTTGGGCTATTGACTCACTATGTGAACATGAGGAAAAATTACTGTCTTGTGTCTCAGTAAACCTAGCTGGAAATTGGATAAAAACTTAAAATCACAAGCTCATTAAAAACTAGATGTTGTATCTAATATACATTTCCCTTGTTCAGTAACTTACAAATAAGCATGTTGCATAATTAAATTTGTAAATAATAGATAGCAGTTATTAGCCATATTTCTAACACAGTAACTGAAAATATAACTCTACTGCTTCAGAATGTAATACATGATTAAGAATTGGAACTTTACTTAAGATGAAGATAAATGACTACAACTGGCAAACAATTGATCTACTGTCAGAATCCATGACTGCAGAGAATATGTTGAACTTAATACACAATAAACCAGTTCAGACCCAGTGTAACCAGATGCTACTTTATTGACTTTACTGAGCTGGTCTTGATTCTGCTCACTATATCCCCAGATACTCCTACAGAAACTCCTTGCTTTCCATTTTCTGACAATGCAATCAAAATAGGTAAGAGTAAAATGCTACTGTCTGGAAGGTTCAGAAGCAGATCTGCCAATTGTCTGAGGATCTCTGCACTCAAGCAGGGCATCAAAAATCAATCCACATCTTTCCCTGCTTGTAAAGGGAAGAGGTTTCCAAATTTGCATTGCAACCAAACACAGTAATTACTCACCCCAAAGCGAGACATGTCTGGGGGTGGATATAAGGATCAGAGTATGATTGTCTGGttgccaaacacagaacaaattcGTTCGCTATTTCCCAACCTGAATTTACACACAGTTGTAATACTTAGCATATCTGTAGCAGTTTATAATTTTGAAACattgtacaaatattaactaattaaacTTCAGAATATCTCTGTGAAGCAGCAAAGTAAgtattattttctccattttccaGAAGGGGAAATTGAGACCCAGAGAAGATAAGCACAGGTAGCTTGCCCAAAGAATCACTTTGAATCAGTGTTAGAGCTGGGATTAGAGTTCAGGAGTTCCTTGCTCCCAGTTTCATTCTGTTCCAGTAGGACATGCTGCATCTCAATATCATAATTAGGCACTATCTGAAATCCATTTATGTGTGTGGAGGAAGACCAGGATTTCAATAGATAATGCATTGTTCCATGATGGATCATTTTTAGCATAAACAATATTTAACAGAAGGGCAATATCTTACAAACTGTAAACAATTGTATAGTGGGGGTtctaagagccattgaaccaaactgtaaatcctgtatatgatccAGCACCTATGTGCATCTCTTGTGCTAGACACTCCATTAACTCATGTGTACTGTCACCAACAGGTTAGGCTTTAAAAGTAATAGGGGAAAGCACAAGGGTTGCAACATTTGTGGGCATGTCAGTGAATCAAATAGCATAACAAACTCCTCCTTTTTGGTTTTACCATGCTAGATCACATGTTTATGAAATGATATGAAATATTGTTTTACAgtaagagagactgaaaaaatagatttatttgcAGTCCATTGTAAAGTGTATGATTATAAAGTCTGTAACTTAAATGTATTGCATACTTCGCAGTATAACCTTAAACTCTTCTGAACCTCAGTTCCCTCATATATCAAATGGGGTAGTCATGCTTACATTAtcttcataaagcactttgaactctATTGAGGAAAAGTTCTGTATAAATGTCAGCTCTTATTAAACAGGCCATATCCTGAGGTTCTTACTCCATTTTTACTGAGGTCAGCTCCCACTAAAGCCAGTTACTACTTACCTGAGTAAGAGCTAACTGAAAATTGATTAAGGACCTAGGGATTTTTCCCATTATCATTTGATTGCATTTTCCATAATTTTCAGTTTTCGTATATTTACATAGTGAGAACTGAACTGTGCCAGAAAGGAAAATACATGCTGCTTCAATGATATAAAAAGCTTCAATGGTACCCTAGTTTCTGGATATACACTGTGAAGAATTGTTGCGTAACTGAGTCCTAACATCTTTGTGCACAAATATTACAAGAGTCAAGAAAAGAGTAAAGCTGAACACAACTATATGCTTTTATATCATAGAGTGTTATGGCACAATGTTATACATTTGGAAAAATCTGACATTGAATGAAATGGTTGAGGATGACAGCTCAATGCTTCATAGGCCGTACCTGCCCATGACACCAGTAGTTGATGCCAAGTGTCTGATCTGGCTGGACAAGTGGAAAACAAAAGACAGCACTGTCTTGAATGTCAAGGGCTTTAATCTTCATCATCAGCTAGGATCTGATGGAGGAAATGAGAAATAAGAGAGTACACTGCTTGGGTCTCTAGTAGCTATTCACACTAGTAAAGAGGAGTTTGGGGAATGGTTAAAGGCATCATTTTTCATTGATTCACAAATCTGACGGCTTTTAGCAGTTAGTGCTGCAATGCAAAAACTGTTAGCAGAGAAACAGTGTTAATATAAAACTGAGTAGATGTAAGAATGAATAGCCAATCAACTAACGTTCCTTATCAATTTATTTTCTAGAATACTGGAAATACacaaagtgaaaataaaaccaGTCTGCCGGATGTAGAATAAGCAGTGTAGTAACATGAAGCTTGAGAGACTGCAGAATCACAGTACAGTAAAATCTGCGCTTTTCTATTTAATCTTTCATAAATGAAGATATTTGGATAATTCTGCAGAAAATTTTATAGACTTCACGTAATATATGGTTATTCTCCAGGAAATTACTTTAGAATGCATTGGTCCTAAAATTGCTTATATAAATGAAGCTACGTTAAACTTTTATGAAATCTGAAATGCACAAAACTTATTTTTGAAGGCTAAGTACCAACATTAGGCTCCTTCCAGTATTATGTATAAAATCTGTACACCTATCACTACCGGATGTCCAGCTGATCTAAGATTGGCTAAAGGTCATTAATTAGTCTGGCATTTCTGTAAGAGCCTGTTACTCTTTTCTCTGATAGAAGATGATTTAAGACTTCTGT
This window of the Eretmochelys imbricata isolate rEreImb1 chromosome 8, rEreImb1.hap1, whole genome shotgun sequence genome carries:
- the CDKL3 gene encoding cyclin-dependent kinase-like 3 isoform X4, encoding MIIEMATGNPYLPSSSDLDLLHKIVTKVGNLTPHLQSIFIRSPVFSGVVLPEVQHPKNARKKYPKLCALLADIVHACLQMDPTNRISSTDLLQHDYFTRDGFIEKFLPELKAKLLQEAKLNSLSKLRENNKEIELIKDEKRTIHIIASQNGPVVGKDIERDKKSKDLKVKGTKVKGGKPEIPEIKKIEQEDAVNQWAPSSQNPPSFPQESKPTITEITTTAAASNDPSGVKEDPPLIAVGTTMPPINPNCGNLTTANFSSPFPHSNTRLPEKAKKRRSPWQSVGQIGPNNRQDDGTLAQTQTEKVTLYERAAQIDQMANMNRKKRSISKSEKKDIHFPELPVTAQQKELKGMEVKQVKVLKRESKKSEVSKIPSLLHVDQNQEKQENTGNTQSENKTSLPDVE
- the CDKL3 gene encoding cyclin-dependent kinase-like 3 isoform X1; the encoded protein is MEMYETLGKVGEGSYGTVVKCKHKETGQIVAIKIFYEKPEKSVNKIAMREIKFLKQFRHENLVNLIEVFRQKKKIHLVFEFIDHTVLDELQHYCQGLDNKRLRRYLFQILRAIEYLHRNNVIHRDIKPENILVSQTGITKLCDFGFARTLAAPGDIYTDYVATRWYRAPELVLKDTTYGKPVDIWALGCMIIEMATGNPYLPSSSDLDLLHKIVTKVGNLTPHLQSIFIRSPVFSGVVLPEVQHPKNARKKYPKLCALLADIVHACLQMDPTNRISSTDLLQHDYFTRDGFIEKFLPELKAKLLQEAKLNSLSKLRENNKEIELIKDEKRTIHIIASQNGPVVGKDIERDKKSKDLKVKGTKVKGGKPEIPEIKKIEQEDAVNQWAPSSQNPPSFPQESKPTITEITTTAAASNDPSGVKEDPPLIAVGTTMPPINPNCGNLTTANFSSPFPHSNTRLPEKAKKRRSPWQSVGQIGPNNRQDDGTLAQTQTEKVTLYERAAQIDQMANMNRKKRSISKSEKKDIHFPELPVTAQQKELKGMEVKQVKVLKRESKKSEVSKIPSLLHVDQNQEKQENTGNTQSENKTSLPDVE